A window of the Ogataea parapolymorpha DL-1 chromosome V, whole genome shotgun sequence genome harbors these coding sequences:
- a CDS encoding putative secreted protein yields the protein MFKAFFPRKKLLGVLVCFLFLFFVFLPATHSAPVQSVISDSNNAAGPIRRHQPHEYVRPRVSHPNGDHDPIRENSNEDSLNKLLNSQFNKAMLQTRQNNIQDKGTHTLDMAKLSSGAGAKIKSAIHVDQISASTVTPTTTAVVGKLEAHAARQKPLVDGDLVSKGSSLKLVAGDLIIAGPVEDVTLDFNAKEYPVHAQLLRKYGKTFEDESLDYKCEKYFAELYSLDPDWSVSPHKQVYDEDQLAQMVHRTKHLTTYGHCYLNHSDENRIRSYEKLIETGHQDIDSRVFPYLSRQMPVFVRWTGEQVLEPPKINRYLDGALNDPDLSQISKSKLQVADESGPALSHEYPFFLHYKNLVNGKGVVISCSDRFLNDTLALIRNLRALGTKLPVQIVHRGDLSLDSQWALVNEARKTDVYYPREQFNRLRELIHEQFDATFPKLELWFVDVSRALTPQYGSEFPNFYNKLLAYLFNSFDDVVLLDCDVVLFRKPEQLFQLSQYKRSQSVFFKDRSLNLKVNHGFIDFLKRLLPTATDNSFFGINRASYKTLGTRYFVLEYGHYMESGVVAIKRTRYWQGLFVTLYLSLIKPIHENVWGDKELFWLGQSVAGNEEYLFNDYWSAAIGTLTDSAKRAPFKSQELCSTHPGHISSDDDRLLWINSGILTCRKTETFENDFDVYNATLGFETKQQLHEYYNSPLRIEHAIIPPDAMYWVDSFDTPREPRQGYIKQYNCAAYLWCAYDKIGGSEFPEHQGKVFRFEAPDTLLFDYVGQVYLGQT from the coding sequence ATGTTCAAGGCTTTCTTCCCAAGGAAGAAGCTGTTGGGTGTACTCGTGTGCTTTTTATTTCTTTTCTTCGTCTTTCTGCCCGCGACCCATTCAGCACCTGTTCAGTCCGTCATCTCCGACTCCAACAACGCGGCGGGGCCTATCCGAAGACACCAACCGCATGAGTACGTGAGACCAAGAGTGTCTCATCCTAACGGAGACCATGATCCAATCAGAGAGAACTCCAACGAGGATTCTCTCAACAAGCTTTTAAATTCTCAATTTAACAAGGCTATGTTACAAACGCGACAAAATAACATCCAAGATAAGGGCACTCATACTTTGGACATGGCAAAACTCTCATCAGGGGCTGGAGCGAAAATAAAATCCGCGATCCATGTGGATCAAATTTCTGCTTCCACAGTTACGCCAACCACAACGGCTGTGGTAGGAAAGCTGGAAGCGCATGCAGCTCGGCAGAAGCCTCTTGTAGATGGGGATCTAGTGTCAAAGGGCTCTTCGCTAAAGTTGGTGGCTGGTGATCTGATTATCGCCGGCCCTGTAGAAGATGTTACACTGGATTTCAACGCCAAAGAGTATCCTGTTCACGCCCAACTACTACGGAAATATGGCAAAACGTTTGAAGATGAGTCGTTGGATTACAAGTGCGAAAAATACTTTGCCGAGCTGTACTCATTGGACCCTGATTGGAGCGTTTCTCCCCACAAGCAGGTTTACGACGAAGATCAGCTTGCGCAGATGGTCCATCGCACAAAGCACTTGACAACTTACGGCCACTGTTATCTCAACCACAGTGACGAAAACAGGATCCGTTCTTACGAAAAGTTAATTGAAACAGGCCACCAGGACATCGACTCGCGCGTATTCCCTTACTTGAGCCGGCAAATGCCTGTTTTTGTGAGATGGACGGGTGAGCAGGTTCTGGAGCCCCCAAAAATTAACAGATACCTGGACGGAGCTTTAAACGATCCGGATCTCTCGCAAATCAGCAAATCAAAGCTGCAAGTTGCAGACGAATCGGGGCCAGCTTTGTCTCACGAGTACCCCTTTTTTCTGCACTACAAAAATCTGGTCAACGGGAAAGGCGTGGTGATATCGTGCTCAGACAGGTTCCTCAACGACACGCTAGCGCTGATTCGCAATCTGCGCGCTCTGGGAACAAAACTGCCAGTGCAAATAGTACACCGCGGCGACCTGTCGCTCGACTCTCAATGGGCGCTGGTCAACGAGGCGAGAAAAACCGACGTTTACTATCCTCGAGAACAATTCAATCGGCTCAGAGAGCTGATTCACGAACAATTCGATGCAACTTTCCCAAAATTGGAACTCTGGTTTGTGGATGTGTCGCGCGCTCTGACTCCTCAGTACGGCTCTGAGTTTCCTAATTTTTacaacaagcttctggcGTACCTGTTCAATTCGTTCGACGAcgtggtgctgctggactgCGACGTTGTGTTGTTCCGCAAGCCTGAGCAGCTATTCCAGCTTTCGCAGTACAAACGCTCGCAAAGTGTATTCTTCAAGGACAGAAGCCTCAATCTTAAAGTGAACCATGGATTCATTGACTTCCTCAAACGTCTGCTGCCAACAGCTACGGATAATTCTTTTTTCGGGATCAACAGGGCCTCGTACAAAACTCTGGGAACACGCTATTTTGTTCTAGAGTACGGACATTATATGGAGTCGGGTGTGGTGGCCATCAAAAGAACAAGGTACTGGCAAGGCCTTTTCGTGACGCTCTATCTCAGTCTAATAAAGCCAATTCACGAGAACGTGTGGGGAgacaaggagctgttcTGGCTGGGTCAATCTGTGGCGGGCAATGAAGAGTACCTGTTTAATGACTATTGGTCTGCAGCGATCGGCACTCTGACAGATTCCGCCAAAAGGGCGCCGTTTAAATCCCAGGAGCTCTGCTCAACGCACCCAGGACATATATCTTCCGACGACGATCGATTATTGTGGATCAATTCGGGAATTCTCACATGCAGGAAAACTGAGACTTTCGAGAATGATTTTGACGTGTACAACGCAACTCTAGGCTTTGAGACCAAACAACAGCTGCACGAGTACTATAACTCTCCTTTGAGAATTGAGCACGCAATCATTCCTCCAGACGCCATGTACTGGGTCGACAGCTTCGACACGCCGCGGGAGCCAAGACAGGGCTACATCAAGCAGTACAATTGTGCGGCCTACCTATGGTGTGCCTATGACAAGATCGGTGGCTCAGAGTTCCCTGAGCACCAAGGAAAAGTTTTTAGGTTCGAAGCGCCCGATACCTTGCTGTTTGACTACGTGGGCCAGGTCTATTTGGGTCAAACATAG
- a CDS encoding bloom syndrome protein, whose translation MLLNITDHLKWLSQTRPQIPPIPQFPPSTPDQLQEHITKPAPPDVARESVALPPRINNQTQSRVLVRASTVTPETINEMSGIMARKADSVRQRSLGSSQNSVGVIDLTNERVAAARKRANEAAGSSFSKKPRINDDDEFSDDDDIEAILANRHSSNSTTKSVPREEQLSFTDLSKIVENVNLMSTDARELIKLQFSLMAQMDSLSSLLRQNISVDESTSISEDDKRRRRGQLAHDIQRSQAVCNETRLQIQHFCINKIGRRLDGDISSEIDTTAMPFTSTAYTAKTTTQLIPTREEINQTPSTINATNQSTFPSPSFKVPPVPSTAVSEREERHNSQLDIEDSFNCDSDEPEVISTQEKAELDQFIVNDEISGDDESYKEDDIEDIDNTELGDIQGSLEIEDVEEGIEHMEIVQDNAILLDSPQDEFSEEETGNDYFTQLNEERELDVIDLEDEQFWDSDAENEIFDRRNEQSKRSEPQQQISQHSDSDIEELTNVNPDAYKKFMGKFEWTTEVYSVLRNTFKLPSFRENQLEAINATLSGEDVFVLMPTGGGKSLCYQLPALVKSGITSGTTIVISPLISLMQDQVHHLLQNQIKAAMINSKSSASQRKQTFDLFVNGFLDLVYLSPEMISASGMVRNAIATLHKKKMLARVVVDEAHCVSSWGHDFRPDYKALSYFKTEYPEIPMMALTATANEHVRMDIIHNLNLKHPKFFKQSFNRSNLYYEVLPKKKTVVEEIAQLINRKYKNMTGIIYCHSKNSCEQTATRLADYGIKCDFYHAGMTQDDRQRVQLGWQTNEIQVICATIAFGMGIDKPDVRFVIHLTLPRNLEGYYQETGRAGRDGKHSDCIMYYSMRDARTLQGMIMRDKELDRFNKEQHVNKLRQVTQYCENTTDCRRQQVLQYFNETFNRKDCHKQCDNCINGENFEVENRDMTVFAKNVINLVKTLNGENLTVIQCQDVFRGSKTAKIVNLGLHLNEYHGNGRDLPKMEIERLFFHLLREGFLEEKSVMNAAGFATNYLVLGPKANDVLSRGKKVVIPFTRSKTTRLETPSLSRTANKENTAPQFLSASKFFSVGPPNASKKPVKQLDPKLADHINKSYLKLREHRSLCSTHLNHSRDSTMASDTTLKDMAMKLPTTKMEYDRLDGMEKNQTQYFQKFERVLGALRQERDALLGSKSPELEVVSSSLPSQQDHKVVNQLSQLFYPESQNTTRKSNNTLRSKTSSQRGGRSYRRGGSRGGSRGGLRRSGKPGSRGNYRRAKVQPKQPSGSVIRTMRM comes from the coding sequence atGCTCCTCAACATCACAGACCATTTGAAATGGCTGTCCCAAACGAGGCCTCAGATTCCTCCTATTCCCCAGTTTCCGCCGTCGACTCCAGATCAGCTGCAAGAACACATCACAAAGCCTGCTCCTCCGGATGTCGCCCGTGAATCAGTGGCCCTCCCTCCACGGATCAACAATCAGACCCAGTCGAGAGTTCTGGTGCGTGCAAGTACAGTCACTCCGGAAACAATTAATGAAATGAGCGGAATCATGGCACGCAAAGCCGACTCTGTGCGGCAAAGGAGTCTAGGATCGTCGCAGAACAGTGTGGGTGTGATCGATCTGACGAACGAACGGGTCGCTGCAGCGCgcaaaagagcaaatgAGGCTGCcggcagctcgttcagcaaGAAACCGCGTATTaatgatgatgatgaattttctgacgacgacgacataGAAGCTATATTGGCCAATCGCCATTCCAGCAACTCCACCACCAAAAGCGTACCGCGAGAGGAGCAATTGTCCTTTACTGACCTATCTAAGATAGTTGAAAATGTCAACCTCATGAGCACAGACGCAAGAGAACTCATCAAGCTACAGTTCTCACTGATGGCGCAAATGGATTCATTATCGTCTCTTCTGCGTCAGAATATATCAGTTGACGAGTCGACCTCTATCAGCGAAGACGACAAGAGGCGCAGAAGAGGCCAGTTGGCGCATGACATCCAGCGATCACAGGCAGTCTGTAATGAAACACGGCTCCAAATACAACATTTTTGCATTAATAAAATAGGCAGAAGGCTTGACGGTGATATCAGCTCAGAGATAGATACCACAGCCATGCCTTTTACCAGCACAGCATACACAGCGAAAACTACCACACAGCTTATTCCCACACGAGAGGAAATCAATCAGACACCTTCAACCATAAATGCAACTAACCAGTCCACCTTTCCAAGTCCATCGTTCAAAGTCCCCCCTGTACCATCCACTGCCGTTTCTGAGCGTGAGGAGCGGCATAACTCGCAACTGGATATTGAGGATTCATTCAATTGCGACAGTGACGAGCCTGAGGTGATCTCAACACAGGAAAAGGCAGAGCTTGACCAGTTCATTGTGAACGACGAAATTTccggcgacgacgagtctTACAAAGAGGATGACATAGAGGATATCGATAACACAGAGCTCGGCGATATTCAGGGCTCGTTGGAGATAGAAGACGTCGAGGAGGGTATTGAACACATGGAAATTGTTCAGGATAATGCTATTCTTCTGGACTCGCCGCAGGATGAGTTTTCGGAAGAAGAGACAGGGAACGATTATTTCACAcagctgaacgaggagcGAGAGCTTGACGTTATAGACCTAGAGGACGAACAATTTTGGGACAGCGACGCGGAGAACGAGATTTTCGATAGGCGCAATGAGCAGTCGAAGAGGTCCGAgccacagcagcaaatCTCGCAACATTCCGACTCTGATATCGAAGAGCTAACAAATGTGAATCCGGATGCGTACAAAAAGTTTATGGGCAAGTTCGAATGGACTACAGAAGTGTACTCGGTGTTGAGAAATACTTTCAAGCTGCCATCTTTCCGAGAAAATCAGCTTGAAGCTATAAATGCCACATTGAGCGGAGAGGATGTATTTGTTCTGATGCCAACAGGCGGTGGAAAATCCCTCTGCTACCAATTGCCCGCGCTCGTCAAGTCTGGAATCACAAGCGGTACAACCATCGTTATCTCGcctttgatttccttgatgCAAGACCAGGTGCATCATCTACTACAAAACCAAATCAAAGCGGCAATGATCaactcaaaatcgtctGCCTCGCAGAGGAAACAGACATTTGACCTTTTTGTCAACGGGTTTCTCGATCTGGTGTATTTATCTCCCGAAATGATCAGTGCCAGCGGAATGGTGAGAAATGCCATCGCCACACTTcacaagaaaaagatgcTAGCAAGAGTTGTTGTGGACGAGGCTCACTGTGTCTCCTCTTGGGGCCATGATTTCCGTCCCGACTACAAAGCTCTGAGCTATTTCAAAACCGAATATCCGGAAATTCCCATGATGGCCCTCACGGCAACAGCAAACGAGCATGTTCGGATGGACATCATCCACAATCTCAATCTGAAGCATCCGAAATTCTTCAAGCAGAGTTTCAACAGGTCCAACTTGTACTACGAAGTGTTACCGAAAAAGAAGACCGTGGTGGAAGAGATCGCACAGCTGATCAACCGCAAATACAAAAATATGACGGGCATAATCTACTGCCactcgaaaaactcgtGTGAGCAAACAGCTACACGACTCGCCGACTATGGTATCAAATGCGACTTCTACCACGCAGGAATGACCCAGGACGACCGTCAAAGAGTGCAGCTGGGCTGGCAGACCAACGAAATCCAGGTCATCTGTGCCACCATTGCGTTTGGTATGGGAATCGATAAACCCGATGTTCGATTCGTCATCCACCTTACTCTTCCTCGTAATCTTGAGGGATATTATCAGGAAACTGGAAGGGCTGGGAGAGACGGAAAACATTCTGACTGCATTATGTACTACAGTATGAGGGATGCGCGTACTTTACAAGGAATGATCATGCGTgacaaggagctcgacCGGTTCAACAAGGAACAACACGTGAACAAATTACGCCAGGTGACACAGTATTGCGAGAACACTACAGATTGTCGCCGTCAACAGGTGCTGCAATATTTCAACGAAACTTTCAACCGCAAAGATTGTCATAAGCAATGTGACAACTGCATTAATGGCGAGAACTTTGAAGTCGAAAACCGCGACATGACAGtgtttgccaaaaatgtGATAAATCTCGTCAAGACTCTCAACGGAGAAAACTTGACTGTGATCCAATGTCAGGACGTTTTCAGAGGATCCAAAACAGCTAAAATTGTCAACTTGGGTCTACATCTAAACGAGTACCATGGAAATGGCCGGGATCTGCCCAAGATGGAAATCGAGCGGTTGTTTTTCCATCTCTTGAGAGAAGGCTTCCTAGAAGAGAAATCTGTGATGAATGCTGCTGGCTTCGCCACAAACTATCTCGTCCTTGGGCCCAAAGCTAACGATGTGCTCTCTCGCGGCAAAAAAGTGGTGATACCATTCACCAGAAGCAAGACTACCCGATTGGAGACGCCATCATTGTCTAGGACAGCCAATAAAGAGAATACGGCTCCCCAGTTCCTTTCTGCAAGTAAGTTTTTCTCTGTCGGGCCTCCAAATGCCAGCAAAAAGCCTGTGAAGCAGTTGGATCCCAAGTTGGCCGACCACATTAACAAAAGCTATCTGAAATTGCGAGAGCACCGGTCGCTATGCTCTACGCACCTAAATCATTCAAGAGACTCGACTATGGCGTCAGATACCACATTGAAAGATATGGCCATGAAATTGCCAACTACGAAAATGGAGTACGATAGGCTTGATGGTATGGAGAAAAACCAAACACAGTACTTCCAGAAGTTTGAGCGTGTTTTAGGGGCCCTAAGGCAAGAACGCGATGCTTTGCTGGGTTCAAAGAGCCCTGAGCTCGAAGTTGTATCGTCATCACTCCCGTCTCAGCAGGATCACAAAGTAGTTAATCAACTTTCGCAGCTGTTCTATCCAGAAAGCCAAAACACTACACGCAAATCGAATAATACTTTACGAAGCAAGACTTCAAGTCAGAGAGGAGGCCGTTCGTACCGCAGAGGTGGATCGAGAGGTGGATCAAGAGGAGGACTGCGCCGATCTGGTAAACCAGGCTCTCGAGGTAATTACAGAAGAGCAAAAGTGCAACCTAAGCAGCCTTCAGGGTCTGTCATTCGCACAATGAGGATGTAA
- a CDS encoding Bifunctional purine biosynthetic protein ADE1 — translation MEKINVLVVGNGGREHALVWKLAQSPWAKHIFVAPGNGGFSKLDNVTSVPIGSSPSDFGSLVDFATKHNVGLVIPGPEQPLVDGITTWFQKAGIPVFGPSAKAARMEGSKTFSKDFMKKHNIPTARYENFTDYEAAKQYIANSSHNLVIKASGIAAGKGVLIPANKQEAYEAIKEIMVNRQFGSAGDEVVIEEFLEGDELSILCISDGYSFVDLPPAQDHKRIGDGDTGLNTGGMGAYSPAPIGTPSLLEKIRKNILKPTIDGMRKDGYPMVGCLFVGIMVTPDGDPKVLEYNVRFGDPETQTVLPLLKSDLLELMLATVEHRLDSVDFQVHADKYSTTVVVAAGGYPESYRKGDEITVKEPLPENTFIFHAGTKEENGKIVTAGGRVIAATAIADTLEEAVKKAYVGVDHISFKDKYNRTDIAHRAFREKPKNKVSITYEDAGVSVDAGNQLVEKIKKSVKSTKRPGADSEIGGFGGLFDLQRAGYTDINNTLLVAATDGVGTKLRVAQIMDIHNTVGIDLVAMNVNDLVVQGAEPLMFLDYFATAHLDIKVAADFVEGVANGCKLSGCALVGGETSEMPGMYAPGHYDTNGTAVGAVLKEDILPKKDKMNAGDVLLGIASDGVHSNGFSLIRKIIETTDYKYTDPAPWNPKSTIGEEVLIPTRIYVKQLLPATRRGLILGLAHITGGGLVENIPRAIPEDLSAEVDMSTWNVPEIFKWLGKTGGVPINDILKTLNMGIGMVAIVKPENVEEVTKVLKEAGETVYTIGKLVERKDLPGCTIKNSEDLY, via the coding sequence atggaaaaaattaacGTCCTTGTCGTGGGAAACGGAGGTCGTGAACATGCTCTGGTGTGGAAGCTGGCCCAATCGCCATGGGCCAAGCACATATTTGTCGCTCCTGGAAACGGTGGCTTTTCGAAGCTTGATAATGTCACCTCTGTCCCTATCGGATCCTCCCCTTCTGACTTTGGTTCATTGGTTGACTTTGCCACCAAGCACAACGTTGGCCTTGTCATACCTGGCCCAGAGCAGCCACTGGTTGATGGCATCACTACGTGGTTTCAGAAAGCTGGTATTCCAGTTTTTGGCCCTAGTGCAAAAGCTGCCAGAATGGAAGGATCCAAGACCTTTTCTAAAGATTTTATGAAAAAACACAACATTCCTACTGCCAGATATGAGAACTTCACCGATTATGAGGCTGCCAAACAGTATATCGCCAATTCCAGCCATAACTTAGTTATCAAAGCTTCAGGAATCGCTGCTGGGAAAGGTGTTTTGATCCCAGCCAACAAACAGGAAGCTTACGAAGCAATTAAAGAAATCATGGTAAACAGACAATTTGGCTCTGCCGGTGACGAAGTTGTCATCGAGGAATTCCTTGAGGGAGACGAGCTATCCATTCTATGTATCAGCGATGGGTACTCCTTTGTTgatcttcctcctgctcaagatcaCAAACGTATTGGCGATGGAGACACTGGCCTGAATACCGGAGGAATGGGTGCTTACTCGCCTGCCCCTATTGGCACCCCatcgctgctggagaagatcagaaagaatattttGAAACCAACAATCGACGGAATGAGAAAAGACGGCTACCCAATGGTCGGATGTTTGTTCGTTGGTATCATGGTGACTCCTGATGGTGATCCAAAAGTTCTTGAATACAATGTGCGGTTTGGGGATCCGGAGACCCAGACTGTGCTGCCGTTACTAAAATCTGACCTTCTAGAACTGATGTTGGCCACTGTTGAACATCGTCTTGATAGTGTCGACTTCCAGGTCCACGCTGACAAGTACAGTACCAcagttgttgttgctgctggtggatATCCCGAGTCTTATAGGAAGGGAGACGAGATCACCGTTAAGGAGCCGTTGCCAGAAAACACGTTTATCTTCCATGCTGGTACTAAAGAAGAGAACGGCAAAATTGTCACTGCAGGTGGCCGTGTAATTGCTGCGACTGCCATCGCCGACACTTTGGAAGAAGCTGTCAAGAAGGCCTACGTTGGTGTCGACCATATCTCGTTCAAGGACAAATACAACAGAACTGACATTGCTCATCGTGCGTTCAGggaaaagccaaaaaaCAAAGTTTCGATTACCTACGAGGATGCTGGTGTTTCTGTTGATGCTGGAAACCAATTGGTGGAGAAAATTAAAAAGAGCGTCAAATCCACCAAGAGACCTGGTGCGGACTCGGAGATTGGCGGGTTTGGAGGTCTATTCGATCTGCAGAGAGCAGGATACACggacatcaacaacacgCTTCTTGTGGCGGCTACAGACGGTGTTGGAACGAAGCTTAGAGTTGCCCAGATCATGGATATTCATAACACCGTTGGTATCGACCTCGTGGCGATGAATGTCAACGACTTGGTTGTTCAGGGTGCTGAACCACTGATGTTCTTGGACTACTTTGCAACTGCTCATTTGGATATCAAAGTTGCGGCCGATTTTGTGGAAGGAGTCGCTaatggttgcaaattaTCGGGCTGTGCCCTTGTTGGCGGCGAGACCAGTGAGATGCCTGGAATGTACGCACCTGGTCATTACGACACCAACGGAACTGCCGTCGGAGCAGTTCTCAAAGAGGATATATTGCCCAAGAAGGATAAGATGAACGCCGGTGACGTTCTTCTTGGAATTGCCTCAGACGGTGTGCACTCAAACGGGTTTTCGCTGATCAGAAAGATCATTGAGACTACCGACTACAAATACACAGACCCTGCACCATGGAACCCGAAGTCGACGATCGGCGAGGAAGTTTTGATCCCAACCAGAATTTACGTCAAGCAACTGCTTCCTGCTACCAGAAGGGGCCTGATTCTTGGACTTGCTCATATAACTGGAGGAGGACTTGTTGAGAATATTCCAAGAGCAATCCCTGAAGATTTGAGTGCAGAGGTTGACATGTCTACTTGGAACGTTCCTGAGATTTTCAAGTGGCTGGGAAAGACCGGAGGAGTGCCAATTAACGATATATTGAAGACTCTGAACATGGGTATTGGTATGGTGGCCATTGTGAAGCCAGAGAATGTGGAAGAGGTCACCAAGGTCCTTAAGGAGGCTGGAGAGACCGTCTACACCATTGGaaagcttgttgagcgcAAAGATTTGCCTGGATGCACTATTAAAAATAGTGAAGACTTGTATTAG
- a CDS encoding Plasma membrane Mg(2+) transporter, expression and turnover are regulated by Mg(2+) concentration: MSDRGSSRSHSPAMSVTSSKDVASMHSSISGDSRLNDHRHQNMTLPVKHDSKHYQAEGSRPTRVAPHRSSVVERPGLNEPVARKPDQLLDSSELRDRMVAIDDDEDDFAIKIPSQMPPVQQRRRSTRSRSFGEHVKSLIKPREESFSGGILLPSNHPNTDKNITISSNSNLARTISKASTRSDRSRRRPSNSNIKEKDSDNDSDRDSHASNDSQETEEDVCFPMVPEHIRIRGIDFDEIEEFIKEQREENETFMKREEDLRQDNYASRATGSEKFSTAALKYTPRPDEKDSSGSKDTYAVTDSSDSEGNGVTFEKQFPTKESAPPDRFSFFSSEDEETIHAPDIPSLVPPGTPFQSLFQQEEAIWWLDCVCPTDNEMKMLAKAFGIHPLTAEDIRMQETREKVELFKNYYFVCFHTFETDSESEDFLEPINVYIVVFRNGILTFHFSPISHPANVRRRVRQLKDYVNVSADWLCYALIDDITDGFAPVIHAIEYEADAIEDSVFLSRESEFGTMLFKIGESRRKVMTLMRLLQGKADVIKMFAKRCQDEALTSQNAAQPRGDIALFLGDIQDHIITMFQSLLSYEKIFSRSHSNYLAQLQVESFYSNNKVTELLSKVTLLGTILVPLNLITGLFGMNVRVPGQDVNNYHWFGGIIGFIVFVVCAAGLGSAYYLRLLRRDPSDMRLTTKSIRSFHFGHRRNTDPVRGRSNRSMVSLPSKFTRYAGDW, translated from the coding sequence ATGTCTGACCGCGGTTCTTCCAGATCCCATTCTCCAGCGATGTCTGTGACCTCTTCAAAGGATGTTGCGTCCATGCATTCCAGCATTAGTGGTGATTCGCGTTTGAACGATCACAGGCATCAGAACATGACTCTTCCAGTCAAACATGATTCCAAACATTACCAAGCGGAGGGCTCGCGGCCCACCCGTGTTGCGCCACATCGCTCTAGCGTTGTGGAAAGACCAGGACTGAATGAGCCTGTGGCAAGAAAGCCAGACCAGTTACTGGACTCTAGTGAATTGAGAGACAGGATGGTAGCCATcgatgatgacgaagatgaCTTCGCCATCAAGATTCCCTCCCAAATGCCTCCGGTCCAGCAACGCCGGCGTTCTACCCGTTCCCGCTCCTTTGGTGAGCATGTTAAATCGCTTATCAAGCCTCGTGAGGAATCTTTCTCCGGAGGCATTTTATTACCATCTAACCATCCGAACACGGACAAAAACATTACCATTTCTTCCAATAGCAACCTCGCTCGTACCATTTCCAAGGCTAGCACCAGAAGCGACAGATCTAGAAGACGTCCTAGTAATAGCAACATCAAAGAAAAGGACAGCGACAATGACAGCGACAGAGACTCGCATGCCTCCAATGACTCGCAAGAGACAGAGGAAGATGTGTGTTTTCCGATGGTCCCTGAACACATTCGTATCCGTGGTATTGACtttgacgagatcgaggaaTTCATCAAAGAGCAGAGGGAGGAAAATGAGACCTTCATGAAGAGAGAAGAGGATCTTAGACAAGACAACTACGCGTCCAGGGCAACTGgttctgaaaaattcagcACCGCAGCGCTGAAATATACTCCACGCCCTGATGAAAAGGACTCTTCGGGAAGCAAGGACACTTACGCTGTCACCGACAGCAGTGACAGCGAAGGCAATGGTGTTACTTTTGAGAAACAGTTCCCTACCAAGGAGTCTGCTCCTCCAGACAGATTTagctttttctcgtctgaggacgaggaaacgATTCACGCTCCAGATATTCCCTCCCTGGTTCCTCCTGGAACTCCCTTCCAGAGCCTATTCCAGCAGGAGGAGGCAATTTGGTGGCTCGACTGCGTTTGTCCGACAGACAATGAGATGAAAATGTTGGCCAAGGCTTTTGGCATTCATCCCTTGACTGCAGAAGATATCCGGATGCAGGAGACCCGTGAAAAAGTGGAGCTCTTCAAGAACTACTATTTCGTCTGTTTCCACACGTTTGAGACTGATAGTGAGAGTGAAGATTTCCTTGAACCTATCAATGTGTATATCGTTGTGTTCCGCAATGGTATACTCACGTTCCACTTCTCTCCAATATCTCATCCGGCAAACGTCAGAAGGAGAGTGAGACAGTTGAAAGATTATGTTAATGTGAGCGCCGACTGGCTCTGCTATGCCTTGATCGATGACATCACTGATGGATTTGCTCCTGTAATCCACGCCATCGAGTACGAGGCAGACGCCATTGAGGATTCTGTCTTCCTGTCCCGTGAAAGCGAGTTTGGAACAATGCTGTTCAAAATTGGAGAGAGCAGACGCAAGGTCATGACACTGATGAGGTTGCTACAGGGCAAAGCCGACGTTATCAAGATGTTTGCCAAACGGTGCCAGGACGAAGCCTTGACTTCACAAAACGCAGCACAGCCACGTGGAGACATTGCTCTGTTCTTGGGTGATATTCAGGACCATATCATTACTATGTTTCAATCGCTGTTATCCTATGAAAAGATTTTCAGCCGCTCTCATTCCAATTACCTGGCCCAATTGCAAGTCGAGTCCTTCTACTCTAACAATAAGGTAACCGAGCTGCTCTCGAAGGTGACTTTGTTGGGTACCATTCTTGTGcctttgaacttgattACGGGTCTTTTCGGAATGAATGTCAGGGTTCCAGGACAGGATGTCAATAATTACCATTGGTTTGGCGGTATTATAGGATTTATTGTTTTCGTGGTGTGTGCGGCCGGTTTGGGATCTGCTTACTATCTGCGCCTGCTTAGGAGAGATCCGTCTGATATGAGACTCACGACCAAGTCGATCAGAAGCTTTCATTTCGGACATCGGCGTAACACGGATCCCGTGAGAGGCCGCAGTAATCGGTCTATGGTGAGCCTTCCATCTAAGTTCACCCGATATGCTGGAGATTGGTAG